One genomic segment of Diceros bicornis minor isolate mBicDic1 chromosome 25, mDicBic1.mat.cur, whole genome shotgun sequence includes these proteins:
- the RTL6 gene encoding retrotransposon Gag-like protein 6, with the protein MVQPQTSKAETPAPAASANAQMDDVIDTLTSLRLTNSALRREASTLRAEKANLTNMLESVMAELTLLRTRARIPGALQITPPISAITSSGTRPMTTPPTSLPEPFSGDPGQLAGFLMQMDRFMIFQASRFPGEAERVAFLVSRLTGEAEKWAIPHMQPDSPLRNNYQGFLAELRRTYKSPLRHARRAQIRKTSASNRAVRERQMLCRQLAATGTGPCPVHPASNGTSPAPALPTRARNL; encoded by the coding sequence ATGGTCCAACCCCAGACATCGAAAGCCGAAACCCCAGCCCCCGCGGCTTCTGCCAATGCCCAAATGGATGACGTGATCGACACCCTGACCTCCCTGCGCCTCACCAACTCGGCGCTGAGGCGGGAGGCCTCCACGCTGCGGGCGGAGAAGGCCAACCTCACCAACATGCTGGAGAGCGTGATGGCCGAGCTGACCCTGCTGCGCACCAGGGCTCGGATTCCGGGGGCGCTGCAGATCACCCCGCCCATCTCGGCCATCACCTCCAGTGGGACCCGACCGATGACCACGCCTCCGACCTCTCTGCCCGAACCCTTTTCCGGGGACCCGGGCCAGCTGGCGGGGTTCTTGATGCAGATGGACAGGTTCATGATCTTCCAGGCCTCCCGCTTCCCCGGGGAGGCCGAGCGAGTGGCGTTCCTTGTGTCCCGGCTGACTGGGGAGGCGGAGAAGTGGGCCATCCCGCACATGCAACCCGACAGCCCGTTGCGCAACAACTACCAGGGGTTCCTGGCAGAGTTGCGGCGAACCTACAAGTCCCCGCTCCGGCACGCACGGCGCGCCCAGATCAGGAAGACTTCCGCCTCGAATCGGGCTGTGCGGGAGCGGCAGATGCTGTGCCGTCAGCTGGCCGCCACGGGCACCGGGCCCTGCCCTGTGCACCCAGCCTCCAACGGGACCAGTCCGGCTCCGGCCCTGCCCACCCGGGCACGGAACCTTTAA